The Clostridia bacterium genome window below encodes:
- the atpC gene encoding ATP synthase F1 subunit epsilon, producing the protein MNSFNLKIVTLDGIEYEGDALSVVARTTSGDVCILKNHANYVAPIEVGKIKIKENDKEKVGACAGGFISVLNNNVRIVATTFEFSEDIDTDRANKAKIKAEKRLLEDKNSKMAEIKLKKALLRLEVSEKK; encoded by the coding sequence GTGAATTCTTTTAATTTAAAAATTGTAACCTTAGACGGAATAGAATATGAAGGCGATGCTTTAAGTGTTGTCGCAAGAACAACATCGGGGGATGTATGTATCTTAAAAAATCACGCAAACTATGTAGCGCCTATTGAAGTGGGTAAAATAAAAATAAAAGAAAACGATAAAGAAAAAGTGGGTGCTTGTGCAGGTGGCTTTATAAGTGTACTAAACAACAATGTAAGAATTGTTGCCACAACATTTGAGTTTTCAGAAGATATAGATACAGACCGTGCAAATAAAGCAAAGATAAAAGCAGAAAAAAGGCTTTTGGAAGACAAAAATTCAAAAATGGCAGAAATTAAATTAAAAAAGGCATTATTAAGGCTGGAAGTGTCTGAAAAGAAATAA